A DNA window from Candidatus Brocadia sp. contains the following coding sequences:
- a CDS encoding HAD family hydrolase: MQKNSRKIKAIILDLDDTLYDCSGTLVLRGRRQVAKTIARIINCSEDEAYNLQLKMEKTYGKKDSIYENIVSHYNLPYAYAKELLEEFIHVDISNITLFSGVTDALIQLKVQGYKLILVTSGEKQIQRTKIDLLGLNNGYFDEILITDRNNGQAKKDCFREIMQRHNLNPEEIICVGDKIDDELTASKSLGMITVMLKHGRHFEAYLEEPSKYIKPDYSIKHIKDLLELKIMNCLPI; the protein is encoded by the coding sequence ATGCAAAAAAATTCCCGAAAAATTAAAGCAATCATCCTTGATCTGGATGATACCCTTTATGACTGCAGCGGTACACTTGTATTACGGGGTCGAAGGCAGGTTGCTAAAACGATTGCCAGGATAATCAACTGCTCTGAAGACGAAGCATATAACCTGCAATTGAAAATGGAGAAAACGTATGGAAAGAAAGATAGCATCTACGAAAATATTGTATCACATTACAATCTTCCATATGCATACGCAAAAGAATTGTTAGAAGAATTTATTCATGTAGATATCTCCAATATTACCCTCTTTTCTGGCGTAACAGACGCCCTGATACAACTGAAAGTGCAAGGCTACAAACTCATTCTCGTTACTTCCGGGGAGAAACAAATACAAAGAACGAAGATCGATCTGCTGGGTTTAAATAACGGTTACTTTGATGAGATTCTGATTACGGATAGAAATAATGGACAGGCAAAAAAGGATTGCTTCCGGGAAATCATGCAGCGACATAATTTGAATCCTGAAGAAATTATCTGCGTGGGAGATAAGATAGATGATGAATTAACCGCTAGCAAGTCCTTGGGGATGATTACAGTGATGTTGAAACACGGAAGACATTTTGAAGCATATCTAGAAGAGCCTTCTAAATACATCAAACCTGATTATTCTATCAAACATATTAAAGACCTTTTAGAATTAAAAATCATGAATTGTTTACCTATTTAG
- a CDS encoding beta-hydroxyacyl-ACP dehydratase yields the protein MPQDILTDLNNLDLNKPTVGIEAIRAVIPHRYEMEQLSGIIKFDPENKIIIGYKDISNSEFWVQGHIPGRPLMPGVIMLEAAAQLCTYYYKKTTQDDRFLGFGGIDKVKFRGKVIPGDKLILIAKNKELRSRRAVFDTQGVVNGKLVFEGVIIGMVV from the coding sequence ATGCCACAGGACATTTTAACTGATTTAAACAATTTGGATTTAAATAAACCGACAGTGGGTATCGAGGCTATTCGTGCCGTCATACCGCACCGATATGAGATGGAACAATTGAGCGGCATTATAAAATTTGATCCTGAAAATAAAATTATAATAGGTTATAAAGACATTTCGAATAGTGAATTTTGGGTGCAGGGACACATTCCTGGCCGTCCCCTGATGCCTGGGGTAATTATGCTTGAAGCGGCCGCACAGTTATGTACCTATTATTACAAAAAAACCACACAGGACGACCGCTTCCTTGGCTTTGGTGGTATCGATAAAGTAAAATTCCGTGGAAAAGTTATCCCTGGCGACAAACTTATTCTCATTGCAAAAAACAAGGAATTGCGTTCACGCAGGGCCGTCTTTGATACTCAAGGTGTGGTAAATGGAAAACTCGTATTTGAAGGAGTCATTATTGGGATGGTAGTGTAG
- the rplM gene encoding 50S ribosomal protein L13: MNTFMAKKENVKRNWYIVDANDKILGRMLTTVSRVLQGKHKPEYTPHVDVGDFVIITNASKVKLTGKKMQEKVHYYVTGFQSGLRKRMVGKTLETAPEKILSRSVRRMLPRSRLGKDMLRKLKIYAGAEHPHQAQQPKELVIRN, from the coding sequence ATGAATACTTTTATGGCAAAAAAAGAGAATGTGAAAAGAAATTGGTACATAGTAGACGCCAACGATAAAATATTGGGGCGAATGTTAACCACAGTTTCCAGGGTTCTTCAAGGTAAGCATAAACCTGAATATACGCCTCACGTTGACGTAGGGGATTTTGTTATTATTACCAATGCGAGTAAGGTAAAGCTTACTGGGAAAAAGATGCAGGAGAAGGTTCACTATTATGTCACTGGTTTTCAAAGTGGTCTGCGAAAACGAATGGTTGGGAAAACCTTGGAAACTGCGCCAGAAAAGATACTTAGCCGATCAGTAAGAAGAATGTTGCCCAGATCGAGGCTGGGAAAGGATATGTTGAGAAAATTAAAGATTTATGCAGGTGCAGAGCATCCGCATCAGGCACAACAACCCAAAGAGTTGGTTATTCGTAATTAA
- the rpsI gene encoding 30S ribosomal protein S9 has translation MAEEQYIWGTGRRKSSIARVRIKKGLGKILVNNKDLDTYFPIDRERGMVQVPLKTTKTLGEFDVLITVQGGGLTGQAGAISLGIARALSKSDPSFIDSLREGGFLTRDSRMKERKKYGKKGARKSFQWTKR, from the coding sequence GTGGCAGAAGAACAATATATATGGGGTACAGGCAGGCGTAAATCATCTATTGCAAGGGTAAGAATAAAAAAGGGATTGGGGAAAATCCTGGTCAATAATAAGGATCTGGACACTTACTTTCCTATAGACCGGGAGAGAGGTATGGTACAGGTTCCCCTGAAGACCACGAAAACATTAGGGGAATTTGACGTATTGATAACCGTACAGGGAGGAGGTTTAACCGGACAGGCAGGTGCAATATCCCTTGGCATTGCACGTGCGCTTTCCAAATCGGACCCTTCCTTTATTGATAGTTTGCGTGAGGGTGGTTTCTTAACAAGAGACAGCAGAATGAAAGAACGGAAAAAATATGGCAAAAAGGGAGCAAGAAAGAGCTTCCAGTGGACAAAACGATAA